One window of the Ferrimicrobium sp. genome contains the following:
- a CDS encoding PadR family transcriptional regulator, producing MRTSNHSSGSATELLLLGLLADEGMHGYELKRRIDTAFGALMTMSWGSLYPALAKLERRGLIRSEATNNPAFDSRQLSGALAAELALLQRGEQPANGRRNRKVYTITAAGQTSLLELLRGIAIDDDRTFWFVLAFSDHLTEAERIRLFERRVGLINERMRALGELSPRSDSLGQVKHGLEYRLDAELQWIERELKDLREQPTLSR from the coding sequence ATGCGAACGAGTAACCATTCCAGCGGCTCAGCCACAGAGCTGCTCCTACTCGGCCTTCTCGCAGACGAGGGCATGCACGGCTACGAACTCAAACGGCGTATCGACACCGCTTTTGGCGCCCTGATGACCATGTCATGGGGATCGCTCTACCCTGCATTGGCCAAGTTGGAGCGTCGCGGACTCATTCGCTCGGAGGCAACCAACAACCCTGCGTTCGATTCGCGTCAACTCTCTGGAGCTCTCGCGGCAGAACTCGCATTACTCCAGCGTGGCGAACAACCCGCCAATGGGCGTCGCAATCGGAAGGTCTATACCATCACCGCCGCTGGCCAGACCTCGCTACTCGAGCTGTTGCGTGGCATCGCCATTGACGATGATCGTACCTTCTGGTTCGTACTGGCGTTTTCGGACCATCTCACCGAGGCTGAGCGCATCCGACTCTTCGAGCGACGGGTTGGCCTCATCAATGAACGCATGCGTGCCCTTGGCGAACTGTCCCCACGTTCAGACAGTTTGGGCCAGGTCAAGCATGGTCTCGAGTATCGTCTCGACGCTGAACTCCAGTGGATCGAGCGTGAACTCAAGGATCTTCGAGAGCAACCTACGCTCTCGCGGTAA